A window of the Chloroflexota bacterium genome harbors these coding sequences:
- a CDS encoding acyl-CoA thioesterase has translation MPLPPKRMRDSQTVISHLMQLTDANPVGNVHGGVIMRLVDEVAGIAAARHVGRPVVTVAIDSMSFYSPIYVGNLVTVKASLNYVGRTSMEVGVRVEAEDVLTGQITHTNSAYLVYVALDENGQPVEVPPLIAETSEEERWMMEGKRRQEERLRRRHAEEAQQV, from the coding sequence ATGCCCTTGCCACCCAAGAGAATGCGCGATTCGCAGACTGTGATCAGCCACCTGATGCAACTGACCGATGCCAACCCAGTGGGCAATGTGCATGGTGGAGTCATCATGCGCCTAGTGGATGAAGTGGCTGGCATCGCCGCGGCCAGGCACGTAGGGCGGCCGGTGGTTACAGTGGCAATTGACTCGATGTCCTTTTATTCGCCTATCTATGTGGGCAACCTGGTGACGGTCAAGGCTTCGCTAAACTATGTCGGAAGGACGTCTATGGAAGTGGGCGTGCGTGTAGAGGCGGAAGATGTGTTGACTGGTCAGATCACCCACACGAACTCTGCCTATCTGGTTTACGTGGCACTGGATGAGAACGGACAACCGGTGGAAGTGCCACCGCTGATTGCCGAAACCTCTGAGGAAGAGCGGTGGATGATGGAAGGAAAACGCCGCCAGGAAGAGCGATTGCGTAGAAGGCATGCGGAAGAAGCGCAGCAGGTATGA
- a CDS encoding MoxR family ATPase → MNQAQATAQKVVDNVEKVIVGKHEVIELTVICLLCQGHLLIEDVPGVGKTMLAKAIAKSIGCTFKRIQFTPDLLPSDVTGVSVFNQKTRQFEFRPGPVLSQIVLTDEINRATPKTQSALLEAMEERQVTVDGVTYPTPRPFLVIATQNPIEYEGTFPLPEAQLDRFLMRVSLGHPAPSDEITILEAQQYQHPIENIDQVITAEELLQAQEEVKEVYVDSLVKEYIVELVNASRKHPDVYLGASPRGSLALFKTAQARAVLEGRDYATPDDIKALAEPTLAHRLIISPAARIKNVDQRSIVDELLHSVPVPGARVRARASSPAEKAS, encoded by the coding sequence ATGAATCAGGCACAGGCTACCGCTCAAAAAGTAGTGGACAACGTAGAGAAGGTCATTGTCGGCAAGCACGAGGTCATCGAGTTGACTGTGATTTGCTTGCTGTGCCAGGGGCACTTGCTCATCGAGGATGTGCCCGGCGTGGGCAAGACCATGCTGGCTAAGGCCATCGCCAAGTCCATCGGTTGCACCTTTAAGCGCATTCAGTTCACACCGGATTTGCTGCCCAGCGATGTAACCGGCGTCTCCGTCTTCAACCAAAAGACGCGCCAGTTCGAATTCCGCCCCGGCCCCGTTCTTTCACAAATTGTGCTCACCGACGAGATCAATCGCGCCACGCCCAAGACCCAATCGGCGTTGCTGGAGGCGATGGAAGAACGACAGGTCACGGTGGATGGCGTGACCTATCCCACGCCCAGGCCATTCCTGGTCATCGCCACTCAGAACCCCATCGAGTACGAGGGGACCTTTCCCTTGCCAGAAGCGCAACTCGACCGCTTCCTGATGCGCGTGAGCCTGGGACATCCTGCTCCATCCGACGAAATCACTATCCTGGAAGCACAGCAATACCAACATCCGATTGAGAATATCGATCAGGTCATCACGGCGGAAGAGTTGCTGCAGGCACAGGAAGAGGTAAAAGAAGTGTATGTGGACTCTCTGGTAAAGGAGTACATTGTTGAGCTAGTCAATGCCAGCCGCAAGCACCCCGATGTCTACCTCGGCGCCAGCCCCCGCGGCTCGCTAGCCCTGTTCAAGACCGCCCAAGCGAGAGCGGTGCTGGAAGGACGAGACTATGCTACTCCGGATGACATCAAGGCTCTTGCGGAGCCAACGCTTGCTCACCGCTTGATCATCAGCCCAGCAGCACGCATCAAGAATGTAGACCAGCGTTCCATCGTGGATGAACTCTTGCATTCCGTCCCAGTGCCAGGAGCCAGGGTGCGCGCCCGTGCTTCTAGTCCCGCAGAGAAGGCGTCTTGA
- a CDS encoding DUF58 domain-containing protein produces MRRNWVIIFILLVVAVVEALATARQIFFNLTYLLAAVLGVSYFWSWANLHNLHIVRHTHALRSQVGQAIEERFLVHNKSILPKLWVEVRDRSNLPGHRASWVVNALAAHHTRGWAVRTICRQRGRFTLGPITLISSDPFGLFEHRKHIPTTSAVVVYPLTVDLPHFALPSGELPGGGAMRRRTHYITTNVSSIRDYFPGDSFNRIHWPSTARTGRLMVKEFELDPTGDVWLFLDMQGAAQADRLAEKEAEELPPLWPSRPTLLPSTEEYAVSIAASLAKHFLARNRAVGLIAYSQRREALAPDRGERQLTKIMETLAVIRAFGTIPMAQIIAAEGKGLGRNTFVIVITPSDDTKWVDSLRDLRRSGIHGMGIVLDTATFGRPSNVHAVCAALQQNGIPSYLVHEGESLAAILSSPSSI; encoded by the coding sequence GTGAGACGTAATTGGGTTATTATATTCATCCTGCTCGTCGTAGCCGTTGTTGAGGCACTGGCTACTGCACGGCAGATTTTCTTCAACCTAACCTACCTGCTTGCCGCAGTGCTGGGAGTATCTTACTTCTGGTCATGGGCCAACTTGCACAACCTCCACATCGTGCGCCATACCCATGCGCTGCGTAGCCAAGTCGGCCAGGCAATCGAAGAACGCTTCCTCGTACATAACAAGAGCATCTTACCCAAACTGTGGGTTGAAGTACGTGACCGTTCCAACCTGCCAGGCCACCGCGCCAGTTGGGTCGTTAATGCGCTTGCCGCGCATCACACACGCGGTTGGGCAGTGCGTACGATATGCCGCCAGCGAGGGCGATTCACTCTGGGTCCAATCACCCTAATCAGCAGCGACCCTTTTGGACTGTTTGAGCACCGCAAGCACATCCCTACCACATCCGCTGTTGTCGTCTACCCCCTAACGGTGGACCTGCCTCACTTCGCCTTGCCTAGCGGTGAACTTCCTGGTGGGGGCGCTATGCGCCGGCGCACTCACTATATCACCACCAATGTGAGCAGCATTCGGGATTACTTCCCCGGCGATAGTTTCAACCGCATTCACTGGCCATCAACTGCGCGCACCGGGCGGTTGATGGTGAAGGAATTCGAACTGGACCCCACCGGTGATGTGTGGCTATTCCTGGACATGCAGGGAGCAGCCCAGGCCGACCGCTTGGCAGAGAAAGAGGCTGAAGAACTGCCCCCGCTCTGGCCTAGCCGCCCGACCTTGCTGCCCTCCACCGAGGAATATGCGGTGAGCATAGCGGCTTCGTTGGCCAAGCACTTCCTGGCACGCAACAGGGCAGTAGGTCTCATTGCCTACAGCCAGAGGCGCGAAGCGCTGGCACCTGACCGTGGTGAGCGCCAGTTGACCAAAATCATGGAAACGCTAGCCGTGATACGTGCTTTTGGCACGATACCCATGGCGCAAATCATCGCCGCCGAAGGCAAAGGGCTAGGACGCAATACCTTTGTGATCGTGATTACCCCCTCTGACGACACCAAGTGGGTAGATAGCCTGCGCGACTTGCGCCGAAGCGGCATTCACGGCATGGGCATAGTGCTGGATACAGCCACCTTTGGTCGCCCGAGCAACGTGCATGCAGTGTGTGCTGCGCTGCAGCAAAACGGCATTCCTAGTTATCTGGTGCACGAAGGCGAATCCCTCGCCGCCATCTTGAGCAGCCCAAGCAGCATCTGA